A genomic stretch from Aquila chrysaetos chrysaetos chromosome 1, bAquChr1.4, whole genome shotgun sequence includes:
- the WFS1 gene encoding wolframin isoform X1 produces MNSDPDPPSSPSHPQLHLGRSQLNAAAVDRSENNQKSGPSSGDAATFSSSVPGYSHSREKAEKNEGMKEEPEVLFEELLERAKAGEPKAQTEVGKHFLRLAEEEDEELNNCSAVDWFILAAKQGRREAVKLLRRCLADRRGITSENEQEVKKLSSETDLERAVRKAALVMYWKLNPKKKKQLAVSELLENVGQVDNEDGEKQPGPVPKSVQKQRRMLERLVSSESKKFIALDDFVEITKKYAKGIIPSNLIMQEEEDDELAGKTPEELPLRLKVVKYPLHAIMEIKEYLIDIASKAGMHWLSTIVPTHHINALIFFFIISNLTIDFFAFIIPLVIFYLSFISMVICTLKVFQDSKAWENFRALTDLLLRFEPNLDVEQAEVNFGWNHLEPYIYFLMSVFFVIFSFPIASKDCIPCSELATISVFFTVTSYMSLSTCAEPFTRRALMTEIAAGCLSLLQVLPGNFGYLKFLGKTFFTVPVGHFFVINVSIPCLLFLYLFYLFFRMAQLRNFKGTYCYLVPYLVCFMWCELSVVILRESSGIGLVRASIGYFLFLFALPVLGVGIALMCLIHFIKWFVSLELMKIVVTLVLCTVPLLFRWWTKVNFSVVEMVKSLTRSSIVKLILVWITAVVLFCWFYVYRSEGMKVYNSTLTWNQYAFLCGPRSWKETNMARTQILCSHLEGHRVTWTGRFKYVRVTEIDNSAESAINMLPLFIGDWMRCLYGETYPLCDPKNVTLEDEELCRLKYLTKHNCHMKMFDRYKFEITVGMPFSSKNGTKSMEEDDITKDIVLKASNEFKKVLLNLRQGSIIEFSTILEGRLGSKWPVFELKAITCLNCMSKLLPAGRHVKIEHDWRSTVHKAIKFAFDFFFFPFLSAA; encoded by the exons AGGGCATGAAGGAAGAACCTGAAGTGCTCTTTGAGGAGCTGCTTGAGAGGGCCAAAGCTGGAGAGCCAAAAGCACAAACAGAG GTGGGGAAACACTTCTTAAGATTagcagaagaggaggatgaagaacTTAACAATTGTAGTGCAGTTGACTGGTTCATCCTTGCTGCTAAGCAAGGTCGAAGAGAAGCTGTCAAACTATTGCGTAGATGCCTGGCAGACAGAAGAG gcATCACTTCTGAGAATGAGCAAGAAGTGAAAAAGTTATCATCTGAGACTGACTTGGAGAGAGCTGTGAGGAAAGCTGCCTTAGTCATGTATTGGAAATTAAACCCAAAAAAGAAGAAGCAATTAGCAGTTTCTGAACTACTGGAAAATGTTGGGCAAGTTGACAATGAAG ATGGTGAGAAGCAACCTGGCCCAGTCCCAAAGTCGGtgcagaagcagaggagaaTGCTGGAGCGATTAGTGAGCAGTGAAT CCAAAAAATTTATTGCTTTGGATGACTTTGTTGAAATTACCAAGAAGTACGCAAAGGGAATCATCCCATCTAACCTGATTAtgcaggaagaggaagatgatgaaTTGGCAGGGAAGACTCCTGAAGAGTTACCCCTGCGACTGAAG gTTGTAAAATATCCGCTTCATGCCATTATGGAAATTAAAGAATACCTTATAGACATTGCATCAAAGGCAGGAATGCATTGGCTGTCTACCATTGTTCCAACACACCATATCAATGctctcatctttttcttcatcataaGTAATCTGacaattgatttttttgccttcattATTCCATTAGTCATATTCTATTTGTCCTTCATTTCTATGGTGATTTGCACACTGAAAGTTTTTCAGGACAGTAAGGCTTGGGAAAACTTCCGCGCTTTGACTGACTTACTGCTTCGTTTTGAACCAAACCTAGATGTTGAGCAAGCTGAGGTGAACTTTGGATGGAATCACTTAGAgccatacatttattttttaatgtcggtattctttgtcattttttccttccctataGCAAGCAAAGACTGTATACCATGCTCAGAGTTAGCTACCATCTCAGTTTTCTTCACAGTGACAAGTTACATGAGTTTAAGCACGTGTGCAGAACCTTTCACACGAAGAGCATTAATGACTGAGATAGCAGCAGGTTGCTTATCCCTATTGCAGGTATTACCTGGGAATTTTGGCTACTTGAAATTCTTAGGTAAAACCTTCTTTACTGTTCCTGTAGGCCATTTCTTTGTGATAAATGTAAGCATCCCATGCCTTCTGTTTTTGTACTTGTTCTATCTTTTCTTTAGAATGGCACAACTACGGAATTTTAAAGGCACCTACTGCTACCTGGTCCCATATCTGGTCTGCTTTATGTGGTGCGAACTCTCTGTGGTCATTCTGCGGGAGTCCTCTGGCATTGGGCTTGTTCGTGCATCAATcggttattttctgtttctctttgcacTCCCAGTGCTAGGTGTAGGCATTGCACTGATGTGTCTTATCCATTTCATTAAGTGGTTTGTGTCTCTGGAGCTCATGAAAATTGTAGTGACTCTGGTTTTGTGTACTGTTCCTTTGCTTTTCCGATGGTGGACGAAAGTTAACTTCTCTGTAGTTGAAATGGTTAAATCCCTCACTCGAAGCTCAATTGTGAAACTCATTCTGGTGTGGATTACAGCTGTAGTGTTGTTCTGTTGGTTCTATGTGTATCGATCGGAGGGAATGAAAGTTTACAACTCTACCTTGACATGGAATCAGTATGCTTTTCTCTGTGGACCCCGGTCGTGGAAGGAGACTAACATGGCCCGTACTCAGATTTTATGTAGTCACTTGGAAGGACACAGAGTGACATGGACTGGGCGGTTCAAATATGTACGTGTGACAGAAATCGACAACAGTGCAGAATCTGCAATAAATATGCTTCCACTTTTTATTGGCGATTGGATGAGATGCTTGTATGGTGAAACCTACCCTCTTTGTGACCCCAAAAATGTTACACTGGAGGACGAAGAATTGTGTCGTCTCAAGTATTTGACAAAGCATAACTGCCACATGAAAATGTTTGATCGGTACAAATTTGAAATAACGGTGGGCATGCCTTTCAGTAGCAAAAATGGAACCAAGTCTATGGAGGAGGATGATATAACCAAAGATATTGTGCTGAAGGCAAGCAATGAGTTTAAAAAAGTGTTGTTGAACTTGAGGCAAGGAAGTATAATTGAATTCAGCACAATTCTGGAGGGTCGTCTTGGCAGTAAATGGCCTGTCTTTGAACTGAAAGCAATCACTTGCTTGAATTGCATGTCTAAACTCTTACCTGCTGGTAGGCATGTGAAAATAGAGCATGACTGGAGGAGCACAGTGCATAAAGCCattaaatttgcttttgattttttcttcttcccattccTGTCAGCTGCATAA
- the WFS1 gene encoding wolframin isoform X2: MKEEPEVLFEELLERAKAGEPKAQTEVGKHFLRLAEEEDEELNNCSAVDWFILAAKQGRREAVKLLRRCLADRRGITSENEQEVKKLSSETDLERAVRKAALVMYWKLNPKKKKQLAVSELLENVGQVDNEDGEKQPGPVPKSVQKQRRMLERLVSSESKKFIALDDFVEITKKYAKGIIPSNLIMQEEEDDELAGKTPEELPLRLKVVKYPLHAIMEIKEYLIDIASKAGMHWLSTIVPTHHINALIFFFIISNLTIDFFAFIIPLVIFYLSFISMVICTLKVFQDSKAWENFRALTDLLLRFEPNLDVEQAEVNFGWNHLEPYIYFLMSVFFVIFSFPIASKDCIPCSELATISVFFTVTSYMSLSTCAEPFTRRALMTEIAAGCLSLLQVLPGNFGYLKFLGKTFFTVPVGHFFVINVSIPCLLFLYLFYLFFRMAQLRNFKGTYCYLVPYLVCFMWCELSVVILRESSGIGLVRASIGYFLFLFALPVLGVGIALMCLIHFIKWFVSLELMKIVVTLVLCTVPLLFRWWTKVNFSVVEMVKSLTRSSIVKLILVWITAVVLFCWFYVYRSEGMKVYNSTLTWNQYAFLCGPRSWKETNMARTQILCSHLEGHRVTWTGRFKYVRVTEIDNSAESAINMLPLFIGDWMRCLYGETYPLCDPKNVTLEDEELCRLKYLTKHNCHMKMFDRYKFEITVGMPFSSKNGTKSMEEDDITKDIVLKASNEFKKVLLNLRQGSIIEFSTILEGRLGSKWPVFELKAITCLNCMSKLLPAGRHVKIEHDWRSTVHKAIKFAFDFFFFPFLSAA, encoded by the exons ATGAAGGAAGAACCTGAAGTGCTCTTTGAGGAGCTGCTTGAGAGGGCCAAAGCTGGAGAGCCAAAAGCACAAACAGAG GTGGGGAAACACTTCTTAAGATTagcagaagaggaggatgaagaacTTAACAATTGTAGTGCAGTTGACTGGTTCATCCTTGCTGCTAAGCAAGGTCGAAGAGAAGCTGTCAAACTATTGCGTAGATGCCTGGCAGACAGAAGAG gcATCACTTCTGAGAATGAGCAAGAAGTGAAAAAGTTATCATCTGAGACTGACTTGGAGAGAGCTGTGAGGAAAGCTGCCTTAGTCATGTATTGGAAATTAAACCCAAAAAAGAAGAAGCAATTAGCAGTTTCTGAACTACTGGAAAATGTTGGGCAAGTTGACAATGAAG ATGGTGAGAAGCAACCTGGCCCAGTCCCAAAGTCGGtgcagaagcagaggagaaTGCTGGAGCGATTAGTGAGCAGTGAAT CCAAAAAATTTATTGCTTTGGATGACTTTGTTGAAATTACCAAGAAGTACGCAAAGGGAATCATCCCATCTAACCTGATTAtgcaggaagaggaagatgatgaaTTGGCAGGGAAGACTCCTGAAGAGTTACCCCTGCGACTGAAG gTTGTAAAATATCCGCTTCATGCCATTATGGAAATTAAAGAATACCTTATAGACATTGCATCAAAGGCAGGAATGCATTGGCTGTCTACCATTGTTCCAACACACCATATCAATGctctcatctttttcttcatcataaGTAATCTGacaattgatttttttgccttcattATTCCATTAGTCATATTCTATTTGTCCTTCATTTCTATGGTGATTTGCACACTGAAAGTTTTTCAGGACAGTAAGGCTTGGGAAAACTTCCGCGCTTTGACTGACTTACTGCTTCGTTTTGAACCAAACCTAGATGTTGAGCAAGCTGAGGTGAACTTTGGATGGAATCACTTAGAgccatacatttattttttaatgtcggtattctttgtcattttttccttccctataGCAAGCAAAGACTGTATACCATGCTCAGAGTTAGCTACCATCTCAGTTTTCTTCACAGTGACAAGTTACATGAGTTTAAGCACGTGTGCAGAACCTTTCACACGAAGAGCATTAATGACTGAGATAGCAGCAGGTTGCTTATCCCTATTGCAGGTATTACCTGGGAATTTTGGCTACTTGAAATTCTTAGGTAAAACCTTCTTTACTGTTCCTGTAGGCCATTTCTTTGTGATAAATGTAAGCATCCCATGCCTTCTGTTTTTGTACTTGTTCTATCTTTTCTTTAGAATGGCACAACTACGGAATTTTAAAGGCACCTACTGCTACCTGGTCCCATATCTGGTCTGCTTTATGTGGTGCGAACTCTCTGTGGTCATTCTGCGGGAGTCCTCTGGCATTGGGCTTGTTCGTGCATCAATcggttattttctgtttctctttgcacTCCCAGTGCTAGGTGTAGGCATTGCACTGATGTGTCTTATCCATTTCATTAAGTGGTTTGTGTCTCTGGAGCTCATGAAAATTGTAGTGACTCTGGTTTTGTGTACTGTTCCTTTGCTTTTCCGATGGTGGACGAAAGTTAACTTCTCTGTAGTTGAAATGGTTAAATCCCTCACTCGAAGCTCAATTGTGAAACTCATTCTGGTGTGGATTACAGCTGTAGTGTTGTTCTGTTGGTTCTATGTGTATCGATCGGAGGGAATGAAAGTTTACAACTCTACCTTGACATGGAATCAGTATGCTTTTCTCTGTGGACCCCGGTCGTGGAAGGAGACTAACATGGCCCGTACTCAGATTTTATGTAGTCACTTGGAAGGACACAGAGTGACATGGACTGGGCGGTTCAAATATGTACGTGTGACAGAAATCGACAACAGTGCAGAATCTGCAATAAATATGCTTCCACTTTTTATTGGCGATTGGATGAGATGCTTGTATGGTGAAACCTACCCTCTTTGTGACCCCAAAAATGTTACACTGGAGGACGAAGAATTGTGTCGTCTCAAGTATTTGACAAAGCATAACTGCCACATGAAAATGTTTGATCGGTACAAATTTGAAATAACGGTGGGCATGCCTTTCAGTAGCAAAAATGGAACCAAGTCTATGGAGGAGGATGATATAACCAAAGATATTGTGCTGAAGGCAAGCAATGAGTTTAAAAAAGTGTTGTTGAACTTGAGGCAAGGAAGTATAATTGAATTCAGCACAATTCTGGAGGGTCGTCTTGGCAGTAAATGGCCTGTCTTTGAACTGAAAGCAATCACTTGCTTGAATTGCATGTCTAAACTCTTACCTGCTGGTAGGCATGTGAAAATAGAGCATGACTGGAGGAGCACAGTGCATAAAGCCattaaatttgcttttgattttttcttcttcccattccTGTCAGCTGCATAA